The following coding sequences are from one Heptranchias perlo isolate sHepPer1 chromosome 13, sHepPer1.hap1, whole genome shotgun sequence window:
- the LOC137331144 gene encoding C-C motif chemokine 20-like codes for MGHKKPVWANLVSLVILSMLCISGSYAMSISMQDCCLKYSLGSLPFRRIAGYVEQKSNEVCHVDAIVLYTVKGRWVCANPRGEWVKRALRYLSKKLEKMSKKNKVFQPTPAKIN; via the exons ATGGGTCACAAGAAACCAGTTTGGGCTAATTTGGTATCACTGGTGATCCTGAGCATGCTCTGCATTTCTGGATCATATGCAA TGAGCATATCTATGCAAGACTGTTGCCTCAAATATTCATTGGGATCTCTGCCATTTAGACGCATTGCTGGTTACGTGGAGCAGAAGTCCAATGAGGTTTGCCACGTAGATGCAATTGT ACTGTACACTGTGAAAGGTCGGTGGGTTTGTGCAAATCCACGTGGTGAGTGGGTGAAACGTGCACTTCGCTATTTAAG CAAGAAGCTGGAGAAAATGTCGAAGAAAAACAAAGTTTTCCAACCTACACCTGCAAAAATAAACTGA